The following coding sequences are from one Gossypium hirsutum isolate 1008001.06 chromosome A12, Gossypium_hirsutum_v2.1, whole genome shotgun sequence window:
- the LOC107929515 gene encoding polyadenylate-binding protein-interacting protein 5 isoform X2: MKPEVSSLNPCAASYIPLAKREGSIAKDIKAGNESAWFDPSSRSNSSLESAIPGIGNHLVALKSDPGHGSLMQNQGEMNGEQIMDEEFDMDLEYLRMMFSGLSNDSVLDVYMANNGDLEATIDMLNQLEVKPARLHQALQNQLLPPD, translated from the exons ATGAAGCCAGAGGTTTCTTCGTTGAATCCCTGTGCAGCATCATACATACCACTTGCCAAAAGGGAGGGTTCCATAGCTAAAGATATTAAGGCTGGAAATGAGTCTGCTTGGTTTGATCCTTCCTCACGTAGCAATTCTTCACTTGAATCTGCAATCCCTGGCATTGGAAACCACCTGGTTGCACTGAAAAGCGACCCTGGTCATGGTTCTTTGATGCAAAATCAGGGTGAAATGAATGGCGAGCAGATTATGGATGAGGAATTCGACATGGATTTGGAGTATCTTCGCATGATGTTCTCCGGTTTGTCCAATGACTCTGTTCTGGATGTCTACATGGCTAATAATGGAGACTTAGAAGCCACTATTGACATGCTGAACCAACTTGAG GTGAAACCGGCGCGTCTTCATCAGGCTCTACAGAATCAGCTGTTACCTCCTGACTGA
- the LOC107929515 gene encoding polyadenylate-binding protein-interacting protein 5 isoform X1 — MKPEVSSLNPCAASYIPLAKREGSIAKDIKAGNESAWFDPSSRSNSSLESAIPGIGNHLVALKSDPGHGSLMQNQGEMNGEQIMDEEFDMDLEYLRMMFSGLSNDSVLDVYMANNGDLEATIDMLNQLEMYTVESSDTLPNTLDIGDISESISSANCGTLKLKNVAGETGASSSGSTESAVTS; from the exons ATGAAGCCAGAGGTTTCTTCGTTGAATCCCTGTGCAGCATCATACATACCACTTGCCAAAAGGGAGGGTTCCATAGCTAAAGATATTAAGGCTGGAAATGAGTCTGCTTGGTTTGATCCTTCCTCACGTAGCAATTCTTCACTTGAATCTGCAATCCCTGGCATTGGAAACCACCTGGTTGCACTGAAAAGCGACCCTGGTCATGGTTCTTTGATGCAAAATCAGGGTGAAATGAATGGCGAGCAGATTATGGATGAGGAATTCGACATGGATTTGGAGTATCTTCGCATGATGTTCTCCGGTTTGTCCAATGACTCTGTTCTGGATGTCTACATGGCTAATAATGGAGACTTAGAAGCCACTATTGACATGCTGAACCAACTTGAG ATGTACACTGTTGAGTCCTCTGACACTCTTCCCAACACATTGGATATCGGTGATATCTCTGAATCTATCTCTTCAGCGAACTGTGGTACTCTTAAACTGAAGAATGTGGCAGGTGAAACCGGCGCGTCTTCATCAGGCTCTACAGAATCAGCTGTTACCTCCTGA
- the LOC121211171 gene encoding uncharacterized protein translates to MKGSGPLVATVLVASTVALTSSSSAGVQHVSFSPTSSNQESQNSSSRNRTASEREKFAPRFDGLRFIETLVTAHR, encoded by the exons ATGAAGGGATCTGGACCTCTTGTTGCGACCGTGCTCGTTGCGTCTACGGTGGCTCTCACTTCGTCTTCATCCGCGGGAGTCCAACATGTTTCTTTTTCTCCAACCTCCTCCAACCAG GAGTCTCAGAACAGTTCGTCGAGGAATCGTACGGCGTCAGAAAGGGAGAAATTCGCGCCACGGTTTGATGGCTTAAGGTTCATAGAGACGTTGGTCACAGCTCACAGATAA